From a region of the Apis mellifera strain DH4 linkage group LG2, Amel_HAv3.1, whole genome shotgun sequence genome:
- the LOC410000 gene encoding uncharacterized protein LOC410000 isoform X1, with protein sequence MYRIRDNFEDMRYSMLQEQEYGVALPQNQLPNEINESVTIDTDTIEPENNNPIEEGSMVSNLPLLFANGHPTSLEKITLAQLERFVTFMVQCSLGHDTNEVISVPQWWPKEVKFSNPLIRPKRVNDNWMANLKKLVFRCYTYHRSEYLLRFCSYLARYPQEDLEYVNNWDSTTSLYHKNTGKLLVTFRNENMNYDKRERSPRKKLLSCNGVISSYNKSKQQQHSMMMVEHQQNVDLSTEDIYLCDNCDAEFIGLEKMKEHERVCYEQEQNGNNSRPTTPELSIVEPELKQDQFLEYFQLCSINSESKSAENSNGATTVNNNNNNIIRRTSRRVRGAINFTRCPTIPFSSPAGILLAKKSKAMTEETQQERLERIERHLIAPVLNNSSRPKWLEADVDHDKWIVTYKPNREKMACDYVHQYKFANSVKKKPMLSIQSQLLYVLCRPVFVLLKRLTQEQMYNLERNPSKYQCLVRNISIDNRGSISEDEKIKPNISSKRKAPNDESDLNETKENEKILSNEINVVELTNFEGKNLCDENNTTVIHSIKETTLCVKSPNEITVIDLCSSDEEENPCNLTSSDKNKDSMNCVSEDVTNSLLEKLSSNKFQLKSHICSTQQKSEWLSNNILNNDSENYTSKYHSTMLNTRTSLSPILESTP encoded by the exons ATGTATCGCATAAGAG ATAATTTTGAAGACATGAGATACTCAATGTTACAAGAACAAGAATATGGGGTAGCTTTACCTCAAAATCAATTGCccaatgaaataaatgaatctgTGACAATTGATACAGATACCATTGAaccagaaaataataatcctatAGAAGAAGGTTCTATGGTATCAAATCTTCCTCTTTTGTTTGCCAATGGACATCCAACATCGctagaaaaaattacattg gcACAATTAGAACGTTTTGTTACATTTATGGTACAGTGCTCTTTAGGTCATGATACCAATGAAGTGATCAGTGTACCACAATGGTGGCCAAAAgaagttaaattttcaaatccttTAATAAGACCTAAAAGAGTAAATGAT aattggatggctaatttgaagaaattagtATTCAGATGTTATACATACCACAGAAGCGAATATCTCTTACGCTTTTGTTCATATCTTGCACGATATCCGCAAGAAGATTTGGAATATGTCAACAATTGGGATTCCACGACAAGTTTATATCACAAAAATACTGGCAAATTATTAGTaacatttcgaaatgaaaatatg aattatgacaaaagagaaagaagtcctcgaaaaaagttattatcttGTAATGGAGTAATTTCCTCTTATAATAAGtcaaaacaacaacaacattcCATGATGATGGTTGAGCATCAACAAAACGTTGATTTATCAACGGAAGATATTTATCTATGTGACAATTGTGATGCTGAATTTATAGGCCTAGAGAAAATGAAG GAACACGAACGTGTATGTTATGAACAAGAACAAAACGGAAATAATTCGCGACCTACAACACCAGAATTGTCTATTGTAGAACCTGAATTAAAACAAGATCAGTTCTTGGAATATTTTCAGTTGTGTTCAATAAACTCAGAATCTAAATCTGCTGAAAACAGCAATGGTGCTACaacagttaataataataataataacattattagaCGCACCTCCCGTCGTGTTCGCGGagctattaattttacaagatgTCCAactattcctttttcttctcctgcTGGTATATTATTAGCTAAAAAATCAAAAGCAATGACGGAAGAAACGCAACAAGAAAGATTAGAAAGGATAGAAAGACATCTTATTGCTCCTGTTTTAAACAATTCATCTAGACCAAAGTGGTTAGAAGCAGATGTTGATCATGATAAATGGATTGTTACATATAAACCAAATCGAGAAAAGATGGCATGTGATTATGttcatcaatataaatttgcaaattctgttaaaaaaaaaccaa tgTTAAGCATACAATCACAATTATTATACGTTCTTTGTCGACCtgtttttgttcttttaaaaCGATTAACCCAAGAACAAATGTATAATCTTGAACGAAATCCGTCAAAATATCAGTGTCttgttcgaaatatttcaatcgataACAGAGGATCGATAtcagaagatgaaaaaataaaaccaaaCATATCTTCAAAACGTAAAGCTCCAAATGACGAAAGTGATTTAAACGagacaaaagaaaatgaaaagatactTTCCAATGAAATTAATGTTGTAGAGTTAACTAATTTCGAAGGTAAAAATCTTtgtgatgaaaataatacgaCTGTCATTCATTCAATTAAAGAGACCACATTGTGTGTAAAATCGCCGAATGAGATTACGGTGATTGATCTTTGTTCTtcagatgaagaagaaaatccaTGTAATCTTACATCttcggataaaaataaagattcaatGAATTGTGTATCTGAAGATGTAACAAATTCGTTATTAGAAAAActttcttcgaataaattccaattaaaatctCATATTTGTTCAACACAACAAAAAAGCGAATGGttgtcgaataatattttaaacaatgatAGTGAAAATTACACGAGCAAGTATCATAGTACAATGTTAAATACACGTACAAGTTTATCCCCAATCCTTGAATCAACACCATAA
- the LOC726304 gene encoding BLOC-1-related complex subunit 6 isoform X1 — protein sequence MESEEGETYPKQGTTIRSEKNTTIDYDEDRLHEMTASYSEISFDSQSSPPVSELRSLIDSPDIDGKKFLEESLDKMNGIGTRPDQLNLRNRESSPIEDEDIDPPSYHKAMGYLQLEGTVMQDGDMVLFVAEDLENKIKLSSPVTKKGETPSFPGSRSSTPCLYRQALTPQVPLLDHNVLNELEMEARKVATSVDALTENLAAILHSASALTVGCLETYRDAVCKTCDAVDHNIKSMYQLMAKCEELSKSMGPVYKLAEKIKEMKRMLELFESAMNL from the exons ATGGAATcggaagaaggagaaacaTATCCAAAACAAGGAACGACAATACGTAGCGAGAAAAATACAACTATCGACTACGATGAAGACAGA ttACACGAGATGACAGCCTCCTATTCGGAAATATCATTCGATTCACAATCATCACCACCTGTTTCTGAACTAAGATCATTGATCGATTCTCCGGATATCGATGGGAAAAAGTTTTTGGAAGAAAGCTTAGATAAAATGAATGGAATTGGTACTAGACCAGATCAATTGAACTTGAGAAATAGGGAGTCTAGTCCAATTGAGGATGAAGATATAGATCCTCCAAGTTATCATAAAGCCATGGGATATTTGCAACTTGAGGGAACGGTGATGCAAGATGGCGATATGGTATTATTTGTTGCAGAAGatttagaaaacaaaattaaattgtccAGTCCTGTgacaaaaaaaggagaaactcCATCATTTCCTGGCTCTCGAAGTTCTACACCTTGTTTATATAGGCAAGCCTTAACGCCTCAGGTGCCTCTTCTCGATCATAACGTGTTAAATGAATTAGAGATGGAAGCGAGAAAAGTGGCTACATCCGTCGATGCATTAACAGAAAATTTGGCAGCTATTTTGCATAGT gCTTCCGCACTCACGGTAGGTTGTTTAGAAACATATAGGGATGCAGTTTGTAAAACGTGCGATGCGGTggatcataatattaaatcgatgTATCAATTAATGGCAAAATGTGAAGAATTATCAAAATCGATGGGACCTGTATATAAATTAGCAGAAAAAAT caaagaaatgaaaagaatgttGGAACTGTTTGAAAGTGCTATGAACTTATAA
- the LOC410000 gene encoding uncharacterized protein LOC410000 isoform X2 codes for MRYSMLQEQEYGVALPQNQLPNEINESVTIDTDTIEPENNNPIEEGSMVSNLPLLFANGHPTSLEKITLAQLERFVTFMVQCSLGHDTNEVISVPQWWPKEVKFSNPLIRPKRVNDNWMANLKKLVFRCYTYHRSEYLLRFCSYLARYPQEDLEYVNNWDSTTSLYHKNTGKLLVTFRNENMNYDKRERSPRKKLLSCNGVISSYNKSKQQQHSMMMVEHQQNVDLSTEDIYLCDNCDAEFIGLEKMKEHERVCYEQEQNGNNSRPTTPELSIVEPELKQDQFLEYFQLCSINSESKSAENSNGATTVNNNNNNIIRRTSRRVRGAINFTRCPTIPFSSPAGILLAKKSKAMTEETQQERLERIERHLIAPVLNNSSRPKWLEADVDHDKWIVTYKPNREKMACDYVHQYKFANSVKKKPMLSIQSQLLYVLCRPVFVLLKRLTQEQMYNLERNPSKYQCLVRNISIDNRGSISEDEKIKPNISSKRKAPNDESDLNETKENEKILSNEINVVELTNFEGKNLCDENNTTVIHSIKETTLCVKSPNEITVIDLCSSDEEENPCNLTSSDKNKDSMNCVSEDVTNSLLEKLSSNKFQLKSHICSTQQKSEWLSNNILNNDSENYTSKYHSTMLNTRTSLSPILESTP; via the exons ATGAGATACTCAATGTTACAAGAACAAGAATATGGGGTAGCTTTACCTCAAAATCAATTGCccaatgaaataaatgaatctgTGACAATTGATACAGATACCATTGAaccagaaaataataatcctatAGAAGAAGGTTCTATGGTATCAAATCTTCCTCTTTTGTTTGCCAATGGACATCCAACATCGctagaaaaaattacattg gcACAATTAGAACGTTTTGTTACATTTATGGTACAGTGCTCTTTAGGTCATGATACCAATGAAGTGATCAGTGTACCACAATGGTGGCCAAAAgaagttaaattttcaaatccttTAATAAGACCTAAAAGAGTAAATGAT aattggatggctaatttgaagaaattagtATTCAGATGTTATACATACCACAGAAGCGAATATCTCTTACGCTTTTGTTCATATCTTGCACGATATCCGCAAGAAGATTTGGAATATGTCAACAATTGGGATTCCACGACAAGTTTATATCACAAAAATACTGGCAAATTATTAGTaacatttcgaaatgaaaatatg aattatgacaaaagagaaagaagtcctcgaaaaaagttattatcttGTAATGGAGTAATTTCCTCTTATAATAAGtcaaaacaacaacaacattcCATGATGATGGTTGAGCATCAACAAAACGTTGATTTATCAACGGAAGATATTTATCTATGTGACAATTGTGATGCTGAATTTATAGGCCTAGAGAAAATGAAG GAACACGAACGTGTATGTTATGAACAAGAACAAAACGGAAATAATTCGCGACCTACAACACCAGAATTGTCTATTGTAGAACCTGAATTAAAACAAGATCAGTTCTTGGAATATTTTCAGTTGTGTTCAATAAACTCAGAATCTAAATCTGCTGAAAACAGCAATGGTGCTACaacagttaataataataataataacattattagaCGCACCTCCCGTCGTGTTCGCGGagctattaattttacaagatgTCCAactattcctttttcttctcctgcTGGTATATTATTAGCTAAAAAATCAAAAGCAATGACGGAAGAAACGCAACAAGAAAGATTAGAAAGGATAGAAAGACATCTTATTGCTCCTGTTTTAAACAATTCATCTAGACCAAAGTGGTTAGAAGCAGATGTTGATCATGATAAATGGATTGTTACATATAAACCAAATCGAGAAAAGATGGCATGTGATTATGttcatcaatataaatttgcaaattctgttaaaaaaaaaccaa tgTTAAGCATACAATCACAATTATTATACGTTCTTTGTCGACCtgtttttgttcttttaaaaCGATTAACCCAAGAACAAATGTATAATCTTGAACGAAATCCGTCAAAATATCAGTGTCttgttcgaaatatttcaatcgataACAGAGGATCGATAtcagaagatgaaaaaataaaaccaaaCATATCTTCAAAACGTAAAGCTCCAAATGACGAAAGTGATTTAAACGagacaaaagaaaatgaaaagatactTTCCAATGAAATTAATGTTGTAGAGTTAACTAATTTCGAAGGTAAAAATCTTtgtgatgaaaataatacgaCTGTCATTCATTCAATTAAAGAGACCACATTGTGTGTAAAATCGCCGAATGAGATTACGGTGATTGATCTTTGTTCTtcagatgaagaagaaaatccaTGTAATCTTACATCttcggataaaaataaagattcaatGAATTGTGTATCTGAAGATGTAACAAATTCGTTATTAGAAAAActttcttcgaataaattccaattaaaatctCATATTTGTTCAACACAACAAAAAAGCGAATGGttgtcgaataatattttaaacaatgatAGTGAAAATTACACGAGCAAGTATCATAGTACAATGTTAAATACACGTACAAGTTTATCCCCAATCCTTGAATCAACACCATAA
- the LOC726304 gene encoding BLOC-1-related complex subunit 6 isoform X2, with amino-acid sequence MTASYSEISFDSQSSPPVSELRSLIDSPDIDGKKFLEESLDKMNGIGTRPDQLNLRNRESSPIEDEDIDPPSYHKAMGYLQLEGTVMQDGDMVLFVAEDLENKIKLSSPVTKKGETPSFPGSRSSTPCLYRQALTPQVPLLDHNVLNELEMEARKVATSVDALTENLAAILHSASALTVGCLETYRDAVCKTCDAVDHNIKSMYQLMAKCEELSKSMGPVYKLAEKIKEMKRMLELFESAMNL; translated from the exons ATGACAGCCTCCTATTCGGAAATATCATTCGATTCACAATCATCACCACCTGTTTCTGAACTAAGATCATTGATCGATTCTCCGGATATCGATGGGAAAAAGTTTTTGGAAGAAAGCTTAGATAAAATGAATGGAATTGGTACTAGACCAGATCAATTGAACTTGAGAAATAGGGAGTCTAGTCCAATTGAGGATGAAGATATAGATCCTCCAAGTTATCATAAAGCCATGGGATATTTGCAACTTGAGGGAACGGTGATGCAAGATGGCGATATGGTATTATTTGTTGCAGAAGatttagaaaacaaaattaaattgtccAGTCCTGTgacaaaaaaaggagaaactcCATCATTTCCTGGCTCTCGAAGTTCTACACCTTGTTTATATAGGCAAGCCTTAACGCCTCAGGTGCCTCTTCTCGATCATAACGTGTTAAATGAATTAGAGATGGAAGCGAGAAAAGTGGCTACATCCGTCGATGCATTAACAGAAAATTTGGCAGCTATTTTGCATAGT gCTTCCGCACTCACGGTAGGTTGTTTAGAAACATATAGGGATGCAGTTTGTAAAACGTGCGATGCGGTggatcataatattaaatcgatgTATCAATTAATGGCAAAATGTGAAGAATTATCAAAATCGATGGGACCTGTATATAAATTAGCAGAAAAAAT caaagaaatgaaaagaatgttGGAACTGTTTGAAAGTGCTATGAACTTATAA
- the LOC410132 gene encoding GPI transamidase component PIG-T, with protein MIKILFFIFVIFIKFIFCQNDFFDEELMLKPLSNNYVYAYFQFTTVWETTKDIKTFQHSHLFPRGLGEIISRHNVDELHLTLTKGLWNYQKWGYPYHDAGPGAEIFTWFHKDVTNVDMEWEGLTNALAGLFCASLNFVNPANSISPEFTFRPTGVVEHNINSSHLRYSSLPREIVCTENLTPFKKLLPCNSKKGLATLLNSAYIHNTNYHSIGIHFRIICSNMICTKTSLELRQSVSLIYDTITDASQDWSIRKFFGIGIRGACPLATLSNVYIDISNNGTNQVYELVPPPSAKIISLRGGQLNKIAVYDIRSHSTKGIFNIGVLYNTTHTAGLNYPSILFANRYIIGYGQERGSLVTKIYNNYWRTLDIILLESIPWYLPVYLHSVRITCGTKNIIPLAQRYLPGKERKSPYHLELILRLPPQSVTKFSIEMEYSFLKWQEYPPDANHGFYMGPAIITALLPIARNYSALPLDGSTITSSFNASREGYIVQLRTESLLISLPTPDFSMPYNVICLACTAVAMAFGPLHNISTKRLVLKRVEMDWKEKLFSFLIKKIVKPKKKQE; from the exons atgattaaaatattattttttatctttgtcatatttataaaattcatattttgtcaaaatgatttttttgatgAAGAATTAATGTTGAAaccattatcaaataattatgtctatgcatattttcaatttactaCGGTATGGGAAACTACAAAAGACATAAAAACGt ttcAACATTCTCATTTATTTCCAAGAGGCCTTGGTGAAATTATAAGTCGTCATAATGTAGATGAATTACATCTTACATTAACCAAAGGTTTATGGAATTATCAAAAATGGGGATATCCTTATCATGATGCTGGTCCTGGTGCTGAAATATTTACATGGTTTCATAAAGATGTCACCaa tgTTGATATGGAATGGGAAGGTTTAACAAATGCTCTAGCTGGTTTATTTTGTGCTTCCTTGAATTTTGTTAATCCTGCAAATAGTATCTCTCCAGAATTTACATTCCGACCTACAGGTGTAGTAGAACATAATATCAATTCTAGTCATTTACGCTATTCATCATTACCAAGAGAAATAGTTTGTACTGAAAATTTAACtccatttaagaaattattgccATGTAATTCTAAG aaaggtTTGGCAACCTTATTAAATTCTGCTTATATTCACAATACAAATTATCATTCCATTGGAAtacattttcgaattatatgcTCTAACATGATCTGTACTAAAACATCATTAGAGTTACGTCAGTCTGTTTCATTGATATATGATACTATAACGGATGCATCACag GACTGgtcaattcgaaaattttttggaatagGTATTAGAGGAGCATGTCCTCTTGCTACATTAAGCAATGTATATATTGACATATCTAATAATGGTACAAATCAAGTTTATGAATTAGTACCACCACCAAGTGCAAAAATCATTAGTCTTCGAGGAggacaattaaataaaattgcagtTTATGATATAAGATCACATTCCAcaaaaggaatatttaatattggagTTCTATATAATACTACTCACACAGCTGGTTTAAATTATCCTTCAATTTTGTTTGCAAATAGATACATTATTG GATATGGACAAGAAAGAGGTAGTTTagtaacaaaaatttacaataattactgGCGAACACtcgacattattttattagaaagtaTTCCATGGTATTTGCCAGTATATTTACATTCTGTCAGAATAACTTGtggaacaaaaaatattataccat tGGCACAACGTTATCTGCCAggcaaagaaaggaaaagtccTTAccatttagaattaattttacgcTTACCACCACAATCGGTAACTAAATTCTCTATAGAAAtggaatattcttttcttaaatggCAAGAATACCCACCGGATGCTAATCATGGATTTTATATGGGTCCCGCTATAATCACTGCATTACTTCCGATCGCGAGGAATTATAGTGCATTACCGCTCGATGGAAGTACTATAACGTCAAG TTTTAACGCTTCAAGAGAAGGATATATAGTACAATTGAGAActgaatctttattaattagcCTGCCTACACCTGATTTTAGTATGCCGTACAATGTAATTTGTTTAGCTTGTACAGCAGTTGCCATGGCCTTTGGACCACTCCATAACATTTCAACTAAAAGATTAGTTTTAAAACGTGTTGAAATGGATTGGAAGGagaaattgttttcatttttaattaaaaaaatcgttaaaccaaagaaaaaacaagaataa
- the LOC410799 gene encoding nucleolar GTP-binding protein 1, whose protein sequence is MGLYNFKKIAIVPSAKDFIDIILSKTQRKTPTVIHKHYKIARIRSFYMRKVKFTQQNFHDRLSQIIQEFPKLDDVHPFYADLMNVLYDKDHYKLALGQINIARHLIDNVAKDYVRLMKYGDSLYRCKQLKKAALGRMATIMKRQAANLAYLEQVRQHLARLPSIDPYTRTIIICGFPNVGKSSFINKITRADVEVQPYAFTTKSLYVGHTDYKYLRWQIIDTPGILDHPLEERNVIEMQAITALAHLRAAVLYFCDISEQCGHSLEEQVKLFESIKPLFANKPLTVVLNKVDVLRLEELSTEKQVILKSLEDKDVPLLEMSTITDFGVMDVKIQACERLLAYRVDQKIRTKKVEGLLNRLHVAQPVPRDEKVRAPCIPENILKKRQKIEERSKAKRKLEREIEEELGDDYILDLKKNYDIEGDQKYDIIPEIWEGHNISDYIDPEIFDKLNELEKEEQLREETGMYDYKVPMLSDTMLEIVQMAKQIREKKAIMKDEARIQKASTKPIMPRTAAVKIRDRSVSKLKEEMEDLGIDMEDTENAHFTKTRRSRSLSQPARKRMRLQSESRSRGRSSSKPSRDEMGIKDVAMKSKLKNIAHKALRKKIAKKGLKGEADRFIGTKMPKHLFSGKRGIGKTDRR, encoded by the exons atgggtttgtacaattttaagaaaatcgcGATTGTACCTTCTGCAAAG gattttattgatataattttatcaaaaactcAACGGAAAACTCCAACTGTTATAcacaaacattataaaattgcaaGGATACGATCATTTTATATGCGTAAAGTGAAATTTAcgcaacaaaattttcatgataGGTTATCTCAAATCATACAGGAATTTCCCAAATTAGATGATGTTCATCCATTTTATGCTGATTTAATGAACGTTCTTTATGATAAAGATCATTATAAATTGGCTCTTGGTCAAATAAATATAGCAAGGCATTTAATCGAtaa TGTTGCAAAGGATTATGTTCGATTGATGAAATATGGAGATTCTTTATATCGGTGCAAACAATTAAAGAAAGCTGCTTTAGGTCGTATGGCGACAATAATGAAGAGACAAGCAGCAAATTTAGCATATTTAGAACAAGTGCGTCAACATTTAGCTCGTTTACCTAGCATAGATCCTTATACTCgtactataataatatgcgGTTTCCCAAATGTTGGTAAAAGCAGTTTTATCAATaag atAACTCGTGCTGATGTTGAAGTCCAACCATATGCATTTACGACAAAATCCTTATACGTTGGTCATacggattataaatatttaagatggCAAATAATCGATACACCTGGGATTCTGGATCATCCGCTCGAAGAACGAAATGTGATAGAAATGCAAGCGATAACTGCACTCGCACATTTACGAGCAGCTGTACTTTATTTTTGCGATATATCGGAACAATGTGGTCATAGTTTAGAAGAACAG gtgaaattatttgaatcgaTTAAACCTTTGTTCGCTAATAAACCTTTAACGGTTGTATTAAACAAAGTAGACGTTTTACGTTTGGAAGAACTTTCAACCGAGAaacaagtaattttaaaatcgttggAGGATAAAGATGTTCCATTGTTGGAAATGAGTACGATCACAGATTTTGGAGTAATGGACGTAAAGATACAAGCTTGCGAACGTTTGTTAGCATATCGTGTAGATCAGAAAATAAGAACAAAGAAA GTAGAAGGATTGCTTAATCGTTTACATGTTGCGCAACCGGTACCGAGAGATGAAAAAGTTCGCGCCCCTTGCATTCCCGAgaacattttgaaaaagagacaaaaaatagaagagagaTCAAaagcgaaacgaaaattaGAACGAGAAATAGAGGAAGAATTGGGAGATGATTACATACttgatttgaagaaaaattatgatatcgaGGGTGATcaaaaatacgatataattcCGGAAATTTGGGAAGGGCATAATATCAGTGATTATATCGATCCAGAAATATTCGAT aaattaaacgaattggAGAAAGAGGAACAACTTCGTGAAGAGACGGGAATGTACGATTACAAAGTGCCCATGTTATCCGATACAATGTTAGAAATTGTACAAATGGCCAAAcaaattcgagaaaagaaagccATAATGAAAGATGAAGCCCGAATACAGAAGGCTTCTACAAAGCCTATAATGCCACGTACAGCTGCAGTTAAAATTCGCGACAGATCGGtatcaaaattgaaagaagagaTGGAAGATTTGGGTATCGATATGGAAGACACTGAAAAT GCACACTTCACCAAGACAAGACGTTCAAGATCATTGTCGCAACCAGCTAGGAAACGCATGAGATTGCAATCCGAGTCTCGATCTAGGGGAAGAAGTAGTTCGAAACCAAGCCGCGATGAAATGGGTATAAAAGATGTTGCGATGAAGAGCAAATTGAAGAACATTGCGCATAAAgctttaagaaagaaaatcgcaAAGAAGGGATTGAAGGGAGAAGCAGACCGATTCATCGGTACAAAAATGCCAAAACATTTATTCTCAGGGAAACGAGGCATCGGCAAAACAGACAGGAGATAA